A part of Kitasatospora acidiphila genomic DNA contains:
- a CDS encoding ABC transporter ATP-binding protein, producing METAVRGRGEHAPAPVGGAPVIRTQGLTKRFGQQLAVDGLDLTVPRGSVFGFLGPNGSGKTTTIRMLMGLIAPSAGVATVLGESMPQSAGRVLPRVGALIEGPALYGFLTGRDNLVRFDAADPTSDPRTRSARAAEALERVGLSAAAGKKARAYSLGMKQRLGLASALLRPRELLVLDEPTNGLDPQGMREIRALIREVAAEGTTVFLSSHLLDEIEQVCTHAAVMSKGRLVVQGTVAELAARAQGRLVVRTADTEQAAEVLKEHGVTAVQVLDGQVEGDPSGVASVGALDESLPELCAALIAAGVRVRGFGLERGTLEDAFVALTGEGFDVAG from the coding sequence CTGGAGACCGCGGTGCGGGGCCGGGGCGAGCACGCTCCGGCCCCGGTCGGCGGTGCACCGGTGATCCGCACCCAGGGGCTGACCAAGCGGTTCGGCCAGCAGCTCGCCGTGGACGGGCTGGACCTCACCGTGCCGCGCGGCAGCGTCTTCGGGTTCCTCGGGCCCAACGGCTCCGGCAAGACCACCACCATCCGGATGCTGATGGGCCTGATCGCGCCGAGCGCGGGGGTCGCCACGGTGCTCGGCGAGTCGATGCCGCAGTCGGCGGGCCGGGTGCTGCCCCGGGTCGGCGCGCTGATCGAGGGCCCGGCGCTCTACGGGTTCCTCACCGGGCGGGACAACCTGGTCCGGTTCGACGCCGCCGACCCCACCTCCGATCCGCGCACCCGGTCCGCCCGGGCCGCCGAGGCGCTGGAGCGGGTGGGCCTGTCGGCCGCCGCCGGCAAGAAGGCCCGGGCGTACTCGCTGGGCATGAAGCAGCGGCTCGGCCTGGCCTCGGCGCTGCTGCGGCCGCGCGAGCTTCTGGTGCTGGACGAGCCGACCAACGGCCTTGACCCGCAAGGCATGCGGGAGATCCGGGCGCTGATCCGCGAGGTCGCCGCCGAGGGCACCACCGTCTTCCTCTCCTCCCATCTGCTGGACGAGATCGAGCAGGTCTGCACCCATGCCGCCGTGATGTCCAAGGGCCGGCTGGTGGTGCAGGGCACGGTGGCCGAGCTGGCCGCCCGGGCGCAGGGACGGCTGGTGGTGCGGACCGCCGACACCGAGCAGGCGGCCGAGGTGCTGAAGGAGCACGGGGTGACGGCCGTTCAGGTGCTGGACGGGCAGGTCGAGGGCGACCCGAGCGGCGTCGCCTCGGTCGGCGCTCTGGATGAGTCGCTCCCCGAGCTTTGCGCGGCGCTGATCGCGGCCGGGGTGCGGGTGCGCGGCTTCGGGCTGGAGCGGGGCACCCTGGAGGACGCCTTCGTGGCGCTGACCGGAGAGGGATTCGATGTCGCTGGTTGA
- a CDS encoding ABC transporter permease, whose amino-acid sequence MSLVEAGAAEAAPRVAAAAARATVSGFLALFRSELHLTFRRVRTMALLGALAAVPVLIGVVVKIETGGMHGRDGGPPFLAQVTQNGVFLTFTSLAVALPIFLPMTVGVVAGDAVAGEATSGTLRYLLVAPAGRTRLLAAKFTAALAFCVAATLAVALTGLITGSILFPVGKVALLSGDTISLGESLLRLVLIAAVVAVSLSGLVAIGLFISTLTGSGIAAMASTVGLVVIVQVLDTFQQLAAIQPWLFTHYWLSFADLLRQPIYWDGVLHNLGLQALYVAVFGAAAWARFGSRDITA is encoded by the coding sequence ATGTCGCTGGTTGAGGCTGGAGCTGCCGAGGCAGCTCCCCGGGTGGCCGCCGCTGCGGCCCGGGCGACGGTGTCCGGGTTCCTGGCCCTGTTCCGCAGCGAACTGCACCTGACCTTCCGCCGGGTGCGCACCATGGCGCTGCTCGGGGCGCTGGCCGCGGTGCCGGTGCTGATCGGCGTCGTCGTCAAGATCGAGACCGGCGGCATGCACGGCCGCGACGGCGGCCCGCCCTTCCTCGCCCAGGTCACCCAGAACGGGGTCTTCCTGACCTTCACCTCGCTGGCCGTCGCGCTGCCGATCTTCCTACCGATGACGGTGGGCGTGGTGGCCGGTGACGCGGTGGCCGGCGAGGCCACCTCCGGCACACTGCGCTACCTACTGGTGGCACCGGCCGGGCGGACCAGGCTGCTGGCCGCCAAGTTCACCGCCGCGCTGGCCTTCTGCGTGGCGGCCACCCTGGCGGTGGCGCTGACCGGGCTGATCACCGGCTCGATCCTGTTCCCGGTCGGCAAGGTGGCGCTGCTCTCCGGGGACACCATCTCGCTCGGCGAGTCGCTGCTGCGGCTGGTGCTGATCGCCGCCGTGGTGGCCGTCTCGCTCTCCGGGCTGGTGGCGATCGGGCTGTTCATCTCCACCCTGACCGGCAGCGGGATCGCCGCGATGGCCAGCACGGTGGGGCTGGTCGTGATCGTCCAAGTACTGGACACCTTCCAGCAGTTGGCCGCGATCCAGCCGTGGTTGTTCACGCACTACTGGCTGAGCTTCGCCGACCTGCTGCGGCAACCGATCTACTGGGACGGGGTGTTGCACAACCTCGGGCTGCAGGCGCTCTACGTGGCCGTCTTCGGAGCGGCAGCCTGGGCGCGGTTCGGCTCGCGGGACATCACGGCCTGA